A single Alosa sapidissima isolate fAloSap1 chromosome 17, fAloSap1.pri, whole genome shotgun sequence DNA region contains:
- the LOC121688328 gene encoding basic helix-loop-helix domain-containing protein USF3 isoform X1 — translation MPEITQSQTPVHKSPSRRKKNKNKESHNAVERHRKEKINAGINRIGDLLPCSPALKQSKNMILSEAHRYITELKQQSDEMLLTGGDKGQAEEIKRLRRQVEDLRKESAHYLELLKANGINFLDDPTIHWKGKQRSAKVAKVTPTHLLSKGIIVYSSGNTTSPSSKQPGQQNLIPQQDKQPETAVIVERACDVRPVVHNGAPVHDVIPSSTPQHIPVATLIPAVTRIGLAVVEQPAAVAPVAPKLPPPVNYITFQSLCPQPAITAHLPQQPLPVSPAPTLTSGTISTVFPRQGVTHLSRGADSRLLAPDVAVMVTSSNQTLPSSSNLLSAAGNTQTTWTTLHLAGNTVQPVCQSLPTSVSNGGNSAGPQQFSVCSVGVKPSTQPTTIQIQQQAVAMPQVAFSTSLPLQPSQQQQPQLQPQSAILPQSTLLTHPVSVSQGQPVLLPQSTLGPHSQVTVLSQPTMQPVAQPQPALISVGQPKPVLLPQTKPQPALLPQPQLAVMPQSAVISQQQSVAPPQPQPALLSQPQPSVVAQPQSAIVPQAQPGLNQRQAAVVPMLQTMQVLQVNPAGTTVAAVPVQQNNNPNVVILQQAGSCTAQQVMREDLSSQTTQTPCQHIVIIQAPNQTPQTPQTPQTVVPAAMPVLPGNITTSNALSVNNNQAVSGKQLVHILPQLSSQAPQTISMNGQVFVLQPVQSPDKGSGLAAPVPQQISQTSSGEEQSGSLTVHSLGSLTSLNQTDSQVTSQSIVQVHTIAPPSHAVVQHNLPTTNLAVNSSGTMAPTSTETPAQPKQVSSEVKGPVKKIGPCRKPGRKPKSARSKDLKLGRCLLPIAAKPTTPQTKPFDSVQLLKQSTTAVIAPKTSSSSKRTVTVSCTNTVQTTTAVTKNSPTVMKSPVTRVNLTASGVLSTSASSSQNTPSISVAVSEAVVTVTSIQSTLDKSTVASPVTNCNGVSTTLSVPSATPVSSAPSRTMATSISFTQETIPVSKQTAKLSRSAAATNSCSLNTSIDNGVLMTKDTTAVSCVDSIVKPLCSAVSVQPVSRESPQTKTVCVGLSVPSIPSATSYSSMETTALVTCVGSTHSKSTVVPSSGVMVTPIPTIHTSAPSRPAISVQSNQPPLQCHKTANLLDSSQICRSSTLPPIQTSCAEPSLQSTPSATASQMQPPEPRKRDNTSGSRSQPQEVSLAPLPSTQMSSAELKLDSRKEKALVSIEKGHLLTDRCPRKDSSHPQEVYALEQDSLEQPLISNSQTDLPLSAGGRGFSVASMLPTGHSTSASSNSFGTFSFTPEQAEILALVTAWDLPKSQQAPNSKERNPEQQFKPSKHLDLPLIKTSSQSSVRCPPVEGTTSRPNRPPHSVAYSQSQSASVGSLNVNNLIRPSSSQPYPGSPSLAQQASVPSPGGPANLVSQPSTPVLPNCSVSGQLNEYTPLKNMRPHGGGVAERHLKELPKRPAQDDVMLPSNKRPKGCPPGNVGRMDVKTADHSQMIIGQMTPISSAVMTRINPESSLFSSNGFMSTVLRPTDGHCTSQVLSQEPNQPGVVHLQPSHSQNSAQSQQHIGGNPYLKHQQQEQQRHHLYQLQHHLTQSDNTQGQLHNIHQRTMQQDQHVHKKRGMVRGGQTGPPVGMQQKQHHLEKSGLQQHPPSQQHQQHQQQQHQQQQQQQQQQQQAHQQQQQQAHQQHQQQQLQQHQQQHHHQQQQQQSQQLQQAQHQQPQPHQQQQQQIQQQSSHSRHQHLQQQIQQQHFGGRLQEKTCEAQPTGPRTHQNSHMGQQECQSGQDHNTVQRLMGSRSLEQQLTSQANSSASRSSDLTCAPSRHERQRLSSYSAEALIGKSSSSGEQRMGLHLQAPRGNNQDQPDLRYLERGKGNINHNPANRLPPDHPGPADVQRINECPPFKTLSSSHQLGNFEVQVSRAGDANKTVPPVQRGPQVQGTFRMGPSSGGDGRSRVPYSSTHAGPQGMQIGVGQEACQSFMQSLLAPHLPEQTGHQRSQCCPPVSIEYSCVPGTSAGDLQAKASSPSLSSSQKAPAMRLGESNKGHIPQVSGNLHGQGVRTGLPHLPTPQSNTEPGRNSAPSRPLSAVSQRTRHIGQEAQSSKIRPGERQRSGTVRTSDPFESEGSLTLPSTGGVILGRPQTGAETRRGSIVRFMPDSSQVSSENNLVSDQHLSQNFPSFPFIADGSMNPPPPINANSTFIPPVSQSGTSRTPALLPVEPQNTLPSFYPSYSPAAHPSLPSELPIQYFSNQMFTSPSTDKSSTAPLNNRFSSILSPPRPVGFAQASFPLLPEMPPMPIGNSSSITPHLPNFNLTSLFPEIATAMPPDGSSMPMSPLLSLANTSSTDSSKQTNRPAHNISHILGHDGSSAV, via the exons ATGCCAGAGATAACACAAAGTCAGACCCCGGTCCACAAATCTCCAAG TAGgaggaagaaaaacaaaaacaaggagAGTCATAATGCAG TTGAAAGACACCGTAAAGAGAAAATCAATGCCGGCATCAACCGCATTGGAGACCTATTGCCTTGCTCCCCAGCTCTTAAACAG AGCAAAAACATGATCCTAAGCGAAGCTCACCGTTATATAACAGAACTGAAGCAACAGAGTGATGAAATGCTTCTCACTGGTGGTGACAAGGGGCAAG CGGAAGAAATAAAGCGACTGCGACGGCAAGTTGAGGATCTGCGCAAGGAAAGTGCTCATTACCTTGAGCTGCTCAAAGCCAATGGCATTAACTTCCTTGATGACCCAACAattcactggaagggcaagcAGCGTAGTGCGAAAGTAGCTAAAGTAACACCAACTCATCTGCTGTCCAAGGGAATCATTGTCTATTCCAGTGGAAATACCACCTCCCCCTCTAGTAAACAGCCTGGTCAACAAAATCTTATCCCACAGCAAGACAAACAGCCTGAGACTGCTGTGATTGTGGAACGTGCCTGTGATGTTAGACCAGTTGTCCACAATGGAGCACCAGTCCATGATGTCATACCATCCTCCACTCCACAACATATACCTGTAGCGACCCTTATTCCTGCTGTGACCAGGATTGGACTCGCAGTAGTTGAACAGCCTGCAGCAGTGGCCCCAGTTGCTCCGAAATTGCCTCCCCCTGTGAACTACATCACTTTTCAGAGCCTGTGCCCACAACCTGCAATCACTGCCCACTTGCCTCAGCAACCCCTGCCAGTCTCTCCTGCCCCTACCCTTACGTCTGGAACCATCTCCACTGTCTTCCCAAGGCAAGGTGTAACCCATCTCTCTCGAGGTGCAGACAGCAGACTGCTGGCCCCGGATGTTGCGGTAATGGTCACCTCTTCCAATCAAACTTTACCGTCTAGTTCAAATCTCCTCAGTGCTGCAGGGAATACTCAGACAACATGGACAACATTGCATCTAGCAGGGAACACGGTGCAACCAGTCTGTCAGTCATTGCCAACTTCAGTCAGCAATGGCGGCAACAGTGCTGGCCCGCAGCAGTTTTCTGTGTGCTCTGTTGGTGTGAAACCATCAACCCAGCCCACAACAATTCAGATCCAACAACAAGCTGTTGCCATGCCACAAGTTGCTTTCTCTACATCTCTCCCACTCCAGCCTTCACAGCAGCAACAGCCACAGCTTCAGCCCCAGTCAGCCATTTTGCCCCAATCAACATTGTTAACTCACCCAGTCAGTGTTTCCCAGGGTCAGCCTGTCCTCTTACCCCAATCAACATTGGGGCCTCATTCACAAGTAACTGTACTGTCTCAGCCAACCATGCAACCTGTAGCTCAGCCGCAGCCAGCTCTAATATCCGTAGGCCAGCCCAAGCCAGTTCTGCTACCCCAGACTAAACCGCAGCCAGCCTTACTTCCCCAGCCTCAGTTGGCAGTGATGCCTCAATCTGCTGTAATATCTCAGCAACAGTCTGTCGCACCACCACAACCCCAGCCAGCTCTATTATCCCAGCCTCAGCCCTCGGTTGTTGCTCAGCCACAGTCAGCAATAGTGCCCCAAGCGCAGCCAGGCCTTAATCAGCGGCAAGCTGCTGTGGTGCCTATGCTTCAGACCATGCAAGTTTTGCAGGTTAATCCTGCTGGAACAACGGTTGCTGCAGTCCCTGTGCAACAAAACAATAATCCAAATGTTGTTATCTTGCAGCAGGCTGGTTCCTGTACAGCCCAACAAGTGATGAGGGAGGATCTGAGCAGCCAGACTACCCAGACACCTTGCCAACACATTGTTATTATTCAGGCACCTAATCAGACGCCTCAGACACCACAAACCCCCCAGACAGTAGTTCCTGCTGCAATGCCTGTATTACCTGGCAATATTACAACTTCCAACGCACTTTCTGTTAACAATAACCAGGCGGTTTCAGGCAAACAGTTGGTACATATTCTTCCACAGCTTTCATCACAGGCCCCTCAGACCATCTCTATGAATGGACAAGTATTTGTTTTGCAACCAGTGCAATCGCCTGACAAAGGGAGTGGTCTGGCTGCACCAGTTCCCCAACAGATTAGTCAAACATCTTCTGGTGAAGAACAGAGCGGTAGTCTCACTGTCCACAGCTTGGGCTCACTTACAAGCCTTAACCAGACCGACTCACAGGTTACTAGTCAAAGTATTGTCCAAGTGCACACCATTGCTCCACCGTCACATGCAGTTGTGCAGCATAACTTGCCTACCACTAATTTAGCTGTCAATAGCTCTGGGACAATGGCTCCCACTTCCACAGAAACACCTGCACAACCCAAGCAAGTGAGTAGTGAAGTCAAAGGGCCTGTGAAAAAAATAGGACCTTGCAGGAAACCAGGTAGGAAACCTAAATCTGCTAGAAGTAAAGACCTCAAACTGGGACGGTGTCTTCTCCCAATTGCAGCCAAGCCCACAACACCGCAGACTAAGCCATTTGATTCAGTCCAGCTTCTAAAGCAGTCCACTACTGCTGTAATTGCTCCAAAAACATCTTCAAGCTCTAAGAGGACAGTCACTGTCAGTTGTACGAACACTGTGCAGACCACAACAGCAGTCACCAAAAACAGTCCTACTGTGATGAAGTCACCTGTCACTAGAGTAAATCTCACAGCAAGTGGAGTTTTAAGTACAAGTGCCAGTTCTTCTCAGAACACCCCATCAATCAGTGTTGCTGTTTCAGAAGCTGTGGTAACGGTAACCAGTATCCAGTCTACACTGGATAAGTCAACAGTTGCTTCTCCAGTTACTAACTGTAATGGTGTTAGCACCACATTGAGTGTCCCATCAGCAACACCAGTCAGCTCTGCTCCAAGTAGAACGATGGCCACATCCATTAGTTTTACACAGGAAACAATACCTGTGTCTAAACAAACGGCCAAACTGAGCAGATCTGCTGCTGCAACAAATTCATGTTCTTTGAATACATCAATAGACAATGGTGTGCTGATGACAAAAGACACAACTGCAGTCTCTTGCGTTGACTCCATTGTGAAGCCTCTATGTTCAGCAGTCAGTGTTCAGCCTGTGAGCAGAGAATCCCCTCAGACTAAAACAGTTTGTGTTGGCCTTTCTGTGCCCAGTATACCTTCAGCAACAAGCTATAGCTCAATGGAGACTACAGCATTAGTTACCTGTGTTGGTTCCACTCATAGTAAATCAACAGTTGTACCTTCCAGTGGTGTAATGGTTACTCCCATTCCTACAATTCACACCTCTGCTCCAAGCAGACCAGCGATTTCTGTACAGTCAAATCAGCCACCTTTACAGTGTCATAAAACTGCAAATTTACTGGATTCCTCACAGATTTGCCGTTCTTCTACTTTGCCTCCAATTCAAACATCTTGTGCTGAGCCTTCATTGCAGTCAACCCCATCAGCCACAGCCAGCCAGATGCAACCCCCTGAGCCTAGGAAACGAGATAACACAAGTGGATCTCGGAGCCAACCTCAGGAAGTAAGTTTGGCTCCTCTACCCTCTACACAGATGAGTTCTGCTGAATTGAAACTTGACTCAAGAAAGGAGAAAGCGCTTGTATCTATTGAGAAAGGTCATTTGCTGACTGATAGATGCCCAAGGAAAGACTCTTCCCACCCTCAAGAGGTGTATGCATTAGAGCAGGATTCTTTGGAACAGCCCCTTATTTCAAATAGCCAGACAGATTTGCCACTCTCAGCTGGTGGTAGAGGGTTTTCAGTTGCCTCCATGCTTCCTACTGGCCACAGTACAAGTGCTTCGTCTAACAGCTTTGGAACATTCAGTTTCACACCTGAGCAGGCAGAGATACTAGCGTTGGTTACCGCTTGGGATCTACCCAAATCCCAGCAAGCCCCCAACAGCAAAGAAAGGAACCCAGAGCAGCAGTTCAAGCCAAGCAAACACCTGGATCTGCCCTTGATAAAAACCTCTTCCCAAAGCTCTGTCAGATGTCCACCAGTGGAAGGAACAACAAGCCGGCCAAATAGACCACCTCACAGTGTGGCTTATTCACAGTCTCAGTCCGCTTCAGTTGGTAGTCTTAATGTCAACAATTTAATACGTCCCAGTTCCAGTCAGCCTTATCCTGGGTCTCCCAGTCTGGCCCAGCAAGCCTCGGTTCCCTCACCAGGAGGCCCTGCTAACTTGGTGTCCCAACCATCCACCCCCGTTCTTCCAAACTGTTCAGTATCTGGACAGCTGAATGAGTACACACCCCTCAAGAACATGCGTCCACATGGTGGTGGTGTAGCAGAAAGACATCTGAAGGAGCTACCGAAGCGTCCAGCCCAGGACGATGTGATGTTACCAAGTAACAAACGTCCCAAAGGCTGCCCGCCTGGTAATGTCGGACGCATGGATGTCAAGACTGCAGATCACTCCCAAATGATTATTGGTCAAATGACCCCAATCTCTTCAGCCGTCATGACTCGAATCAACCCAGAGAGCTCACTTTTTTCCAGCAATGGCTTCATGAGCACAGTATTGAGACCAACCGATGGCCATTGCACCTCTCAGGTACTCTCTCAAGAACCCAATCAGCCTGGTGTAGTGCATCTTCAGCCCAGTCACTCCCAGAATAGTGCCCAATCACAGCAACACATAGGAGGAAACCCTTACCTGAAGCATCAGCAGCAAGAGCAGCAGAGACATCACCTGTATCAGCTACAACATCATCTCACACAATCTGACAACACACAGGGTCAGCTGCACAATATCCATCAAAGAACGATGCAGCAGGATCAGCATGTCCACAAAAAGAGGGGGATGGTCCGTGGGGGTCAGACAGGACCCCCTGTTGGTATGCAGCAGAAACAGCATCATTTGGAGAAGAGCGGGTTACAGCAGCATCCGCCATCTCAGCAACATCAACagcatcaacagcagcagcaccaacaacaacagcagcagcagcagcagcaacagcaagcacatcagcaacagcagcaacaagcACATCAGCAGCATCAACAACAGCAGTTGCAGCAGCATCAACAGCAACATCATcaccaacaacagcagcagcaatccCAGCAACTCCAGCAGGCCCAACACCAACAACCACAGCCacatcaacagcagcagcagcaaattCAGCAGCAGAGTTCTCACTCACGCCACCAACACCTTCAACAGCAGATTCAGCAGCAGCACTTTGGGGGACGACTGCAGGAGAAGACATGCGAGGCCCAGCCAACAGGCCCGAGGACTCATCAGAACAGTCATATGGGGCAGCAGGAGTGTCAGAGTGGGCAGGACCACAACACTGTCCAAAGACTCATGGGTTCTCGGAGTCTGGAACAGCAGTTGACCTCACAGGCTAATAGCTCTGCATCTCGTTCATCTGACCTCACGTGTGCTCCTTCACGACACGAGCGCCAGCGTCTTTCTAGCTACTCAGCAGAGGCTCTCATTGGGAAGTCGTCCTCGAGTGGCGAACAGCGCATGGGGCTTCACCTGCAGGCTCCACGTGGTAACAATCAAGATCAGCCAGACTTGCGCTATTTGGAACGGGGAAAAGGGAATATCAACCACAACCCAGCAAATAGGCTGCCACCTGACCACCCTGGGCCAGCTGATGTCCAGCGTATTAATGAATGCCCTCCTTTTAAGACCCTGAGCAGTAGCCACCAACTTGGCAATTTTGAGGTGCAGGTGTCCCGTGCAGGAGATGCCAATAAAACTGTACCTCCAGTGCAACGGGGCCCTCAAGTGCAAGGCACCTTTCGAATGGGCCCAAGTTCAGGAGGGGATGGCCGGTCGCGCGTGCCTTATTCAAGCACTCATGCAGGGCCACAGGGCATGCAGATTGGGGTAGGGCAAGAGGCTTGCCAGAGCTTCATGCAAAGTCTCCTGGCTCCACATCTACCTGAACAAACTGGACATCAAAGATCACAGTGCTGCCCCCCTGTTAGCATAGAATatagctgtgtgcctggaacaTCTGCTGGGGATTTGCAGGCCAAAGCTTCTAGTCCTAGTCTATCCTCTTCTCAAAAGGCTCCTGCAATGCGCCTTGGGGAAAGCAATAAGGGACACATACCCCAGGTTAGTGGGAATTTGCATGGCCAAGGAGTTAGGACAGGACTCCCCCATCTGCCAACACCTCAGAGTAATACTGAACCAGGAAGAAACTCCGCTCCTTCTAGACCCCTGTCGGCAGTCAGTCAACGCACCCGCCATATTGGACAAGAGGCTCAAAGTTCTAAGATTCGACCAGGGGAACGGCAAAGGTCAGGAACCGTAAGAACTTCAGACCCGTTTGAGTCTGAGGGCTCCCTAACACTTCCTTCCACTGGAGGTGTGATCCTTGGGCGTCCACAGACAGGAGCTGAGACGCGAAGGGGCAGTATAGTGCGCTTCATGCCCGACAGCTCACAGGTTAGCAGTGAAAACAATCTGGTGTCTGACCAGCACCTCTCTCAGAACTTTCCTAGTTTCCCTTTCATCGCAGACGGCAGCATGAACCCACCGCCACCCATAAATGCAAACTCTACTTTCATCCCCCCTGTTAGCCAGTCTGGTACATCCCGCACCCCAGCCCTTCTACCTGTGGAGCCTCAGAATACCTTGCCCTCATTTTACCCCTCCTATTCCCCTGCAGCTCATCCCAGCCTTCCAAGTGAACTCCCAATACAGTATTTCTCCAACCAAATGTTTACAAGCCCAAGTACAGACAAGAGTAGCACCGCTCCACTCAATAACCGTTTTAGTTCCATACTCTCCCCACCACGACCGGTTGGCTTTGCTCAAGCCAGCTTTCCACTGCTCCCAGAAATGCCTCCCATGCCCATCGGGAACTCTTCAAGCATCACCCCTCACCTTCCGAACTTCAATTTGACCTCACTATTCCCAGAAATTGCCACAGCAATGCCACCAGATGGTTCGTCAATGCCTATGTCCCCGTTGCTTTCTTTGGCCAATACGTCATCTACAGACTCTAGCAAACAGACCAACCGCCCTGCCCACAACATCAGTCATATTTTGGGGCATGATGGGAGCTCTGCTGTCTAA